The following are encoded together in the Pedobacter steynii genome:
- a CDS encoding VOC family protein, which produces MKIKELHLLTNNLTETVQFYTQVIAAVLTEEKEEEVSLLLGETKIVFQLSTEENPIYHLAFDIPKNKLEEAYHWLKQKINLLPVTDETEISDFELWNAKSFYFYDNNENLLELICRYDLDNQSEHAFDGSSILHVSEIGLVSDDVPFLAETLMTKYGLEVYSKQPAQDNFTALGDEEGLFIIVNQDRNWFPTEKKARLFPTKIIFNTGMSEDQELSIS; this is translated from the coding sequence ATGAAAATTAAGGAATTACATTTGCTGACCAATAACCTGACAGAAACTGTTCAGTTTTATACTCAGGTTATTGCTGCGGTGCTTACTGAAGAGAAAGAAGAGGAAGTCTCTTTGTTACTAGGAGAAACCAAGATCGTTTTTCAGCTCTCCACAGAAGAAAATCCGATATACCACCTTGCTTTTGATATCCCCAAAAATAAGCTGGAGGAAGCTTATCATTGGTTAAAGCAGAAAATCAACTTGTTGCCCGTAACTGACGAGACCGAAATCTCTGATTTTGAATTGTGGAACGCGAAGTCTTTTTATTTCTATGATAACAATGAAAACCTGTTGGAATTGATTTGTAGGTATGATCTTGACAATCAGTCTGAGCATGCTTTTGACGGCTCATCTATTCTTCATGTCAGTGAAATCGGACTGGTTTCCGATGATGTTCCTTTTTTAGCCGAAACCCTGATGACCAAATACGGACTGGAAGTTTATTCAAAACAACCTGCACAAGATAATTTTACGGCACTTGGAGATGAAGAGGGCCTGTTCATCATTGTGAATCAAGACCGGAACTGGTTTCCCACAGAGAAAAAAGCCAGGTTATTCCCGACTAAAATAATTTTCAATACCGGTATGAGCGAAGATCAGGAGCTCAGCATTTCCTAA
- a CDS encoding TerD family protein has translation MAINLQKGQRENINAPKFTIGLGWDTNSSTGHDFDLDASVFMLGEDKRLVSDSHFIFYNNLNSPDGAVEHAGDNLTGEGDGDDESIKVDLTKVDAKVSELCIVVTIHEAATRKQNFGQVRNSFVRIIDNNGVEIMKYELEEDFSIETAVEFGRIYRRNGEWKFEAVGVGMNGGLQDYLNKYQ, from the coding sequence ATGGCTATTAACTTACAAAAAGGACAGCGGGAAAATATAAATGCCCCAAAATTCACTATTGGACTTGGATGGGATACGAACAGTTCAACCGGACATGATTTTGATTTGGACGCCTCAGTTTTTATGCTTGGTGAAGATAAACGACTGGTTTCAGATTCGCATTTTATCTTTTATAACAATTTGAATTCTCCTGATGGAGCAGTGGAACATGCTGGTGATAACCTTACCGGTGAAGGGGATGGGGACGATGAAAGTATAAAAGTTGACCTTACTAAGGTTGATGCCAAAGTTTCGGAGCTTTGTATTGTGGTAACGATACATGAAGCAGCTACCCGTAAACAAAATTTTGGTCAGGTGAGAAACTCATTTGTTAGAATTATTGACAACAATGGCGTTGAAATCATGAAATATGAGCTGGAAGAAGATTTTTCTATCGAGACAGCAGTAGAATTTGGAAGAATTTACCGCAGAAATGGAGAATGGAAATTCGAGGCAGTGGGTGTTGGTATGAATGGTGGATTGCAGGATTACCTGAATAAATATCAGTAA
- a CDS encoding rhomboid family intramembrane serine protease, with amino-acid sequence MAIGFTPRYKEEIPLKGETRHSFLVHAIETIDKLGWRIVQLSESGVVAYTDKGAFSWNAELKVLIEEEEVGIESTSVGNEVMDWGRNKKNVRQFLAAYQELEPLSEEELSTKYEALKVSFVPPEDDILRIPPPTAAENLKEFLYIFRPVKGYIVTPVFMYLNMLIFILMAISGVNVFEPSAESLLSWGANFRPLTLEGQPWRLLTNCFLHIGVLHLLMNMYALVYIGVLLEPHLGKIRFISAYLLAGITASVASLWWNDLTISAGASGAIFGMYGVFLAMLTTNLIEKDTRKALLTSIAVFVIFNLLTGVRGGIDNAAHIGGLLGGIIIGYAFVPSLKKEGQLNLKFGTIALLVFFVLSTSFVVYKKMPNDYGVYDQKIARFTALETKALEVYKLPKDAPKEQLLKGLKEDGIVNWHKSLAIINELDKLNLPEVFHQRNVLLKKYCELRIKSYDLAYKAIAENTEKYKDEMVGYNVAIQNLLNELTAQK; translated from the coding sequence ATGGCAATAGGATTTACCCCAAGATATAAAGAAGAAATTCCCTTAAAAGGAGAGACTAGACATTCATTTCTGGTTCATGCCATTGAAACGATTGATAAATTAGGTTGGAGGATTGTCCAGCTTAGTGAATCTGGAGTTGTCGCCTATACAGATAAAGGTGCCTTTTCCTGGAATGCGGAGTTGAAAGTGCTGATAGAAGAAGAAGAGGTAGGTATCGAAAGTACTTCTGTTGGAAATGAAGTGATGGATTGGGGTAGAAACAAGAAAAATGTACGACAGTTTTTAGCTGCTTATCAGGAGTTGGAGCCTCTTTCTGAAGAAGAGCTTTCCACCAAATACGAAGCCTTGAAAGTTAGTTTCGTTCCTCCTGAAGACGACATTTTGAGAATTCCCCCGCCTACAGCTGCAGAAAATTTGAAAGAGTTCCTGTATATTTTCAGACCTGTGAAAGGCTATATAGTGACGCCGGTCTTCATGTACCTGAACATGCTGATTTTTATCCTGATGGCCATTTCAGGAGTCAATGTCTTTGAGCCTTCAGCAGAGAGTTTACTCAGCTGGGGGGCTAATTTCCGTCCTTTAACTTTAGAAGGTCAGCCCTGGAGATTGCTAACGAATTGCTTTTTACATATAGGAGTCCTGCATTTGCTGATGAACATGTATGCGCTGGTGTATATAGGTGTCCTTCTGGAGCCTCATTTGGGTAAAATCAGATTTATATCTGCCTATCTGTTAGCCGGTATTACCGCCAGTGTTGCCAGTTTATGGTGGAATGACCTGACGATCAGTGCAGGTGCTTCCGGTGCAATTTTTGGAATGTACGGCGTATTTCTGGCCATGCTGACGACAAATCTGATCGAGAAAGATACCAGGAAAGCTCTGTTGACCAGTATTGCTGTTTTTGTGATTTTTAACCTTCTAACCGGTGTTCGTGGCGGAATAGATAATGCAGCCCATATTGGCGGACTTCTGGGAGGGATCATTATTGGGTATGCCTTTGTTCCCAGTCTTAAAAAGGAAGGCCAGCTGAATTTGAAATTTGGAACCATTGCTTTGCTGGTCTTTTTTGTTTTGAGTACTTCATTTGTGGTTTATAAAAAGATGCCAAATGATTACGGTGTTTACGATCAGAAAATTGCCCGCTTTACCGCACTGGAGACTAAAGCGCTGGAAGTCTATAAATTGCCAAAAGATGCGCCAAAAGAGCAGCTGCTGAAAGGGCTCAAAGAAGATGGCATCGTCAACTGGCATAAAAGTCTGGCGATCATTAATGAACTGGATAAATTAAACCTTCCGGAAGTATTTCATCAGCGGAATGTCCTGCTTAAGAAATACTGTGAGCTGAGAATTAAAAGCTACGACCTGGCTTATAAAGCCATTGCTGAAAATACAGAAAAGTATAAAGACGAAATGGTGGGTTATAACGTAGCCATACAAAATCTGTTAAATGAGCTCACTGCTCAGAAATAA
- a CDS encoding VOC family protein, producing the protein MMSNTNTSAKPIHLQGSAPLLSVFNMPASVRFYRDVLGFDVVETSDKPDRQDDFQWALLRLNGIELMLEPRGEKSCPKPVTANAWLDRHDMSIYFGCKELDKVYTYLSSSGIEVQEPSVTSYGYKALYVRDPDGFLLVFHSYPSNK; encoded by the coding sequence ATGATGTCAAACACGAATACTTCAGCTAAGCCAATTCATCTTCAGGGCTCCGCCCCTTTACTATCAGTTTTTAATATGCCGGCCTCAGTTCGCTTTTACCGCGATGTGCTGGGTTTCGATGTGGTAGAAACTTCGGATAAACCCGACCGACAGGATGATTTCCAATGGGCATTGCTCAGATTAAACGGAATTGAACTGATGTTGGAACCCAGAGGGGAAAAAAGCTGTCCGAAGCCAGTTACAGCAAACGCCTGGCTGGATCGCCACGATATGTCTATCTATTTTGGCTGCAAGGAACTGGATAAAGTTTACACTTATCTGTCTTCGAGTGGGATTGAGGTACAGGAGCCATCTGTTACCTCTTATGGTTACAAGGCACTATATGTCAGGGATCCTGATGGCTTTCTACTGGTATTTCACTCGTATCCCTCAAACAAATAA
- a CDS encoding DUF72 domain-containing protein, protein MINCYTSMTAIETPDHNRYFSGTSGLLLPFPNKEYYPAEFQDKSRLTYYGTLFNSIEINSSFYKIPMPSTVQKWSDSVPENFRFTFKLWREITHHKDLAFDPEAVYRFMKSAEQAGNKKGCLLIQFPASIRNSSLRQLTQLMQHVSLSDPQQQWKIALEFRHPSWYQESTYELMEQYGAAIVIHDKPGSASPLTEQQQDFVYLRFHGPEGDYKGSYTDEFLKEYAGYIKDWNEEGKTVYTYFNNTIGDALGNLQTLNSYLSQISVQGF, encoded by the coding sequence ATGATTAACTGTTATACAAGTATGACAGCAATAGAAACCCCGGATCATAATCGCTACTTCTCAGGAACCAGCGGCCTGTTACTCCCCTTTCCCAATAAGGAATACTACCCGGCAGAATTCCAGGATAAGAGCAGGTTAACCTATTATGGAACACTATTCAACAGCATAGAAATCAACAGCTCTTTCTATAAAATCCCAATGCCTTCCACCGTACAAAAATGGTCGGATAGTGTCCCTGAAAACTTCAGGTTCACCTTTAAGCTTTGGAGAGAAATTACCCATCATAAAGACCTGGCCTTTGATCCGGAGGCGGTATATCGGTTTATGAAAAGTGCAGAACAGGCAGGTAACAAGAAAGGCTGCCTGCTGATTCAGTTTCCGGCCAGTATCAGGAATAGCAGTCTGAGGCAATTGACACAGCTGATGCAGCATGTCAGCTTAAGCGATCCGCAGCAACAATGGAAAATAGCCCTGGAATTTCGTCACCCTTCCTGGTATCAGGAAAGCACCTACGAGTTAATGGAACAATACGGTGCCGCAATCGTAATTCATGACAAACCGGGTTCTGCAAGTCCTTTGACGGAACAACAACAGGATTTTGTATACCTTCGTTTTCATGGCCCGGAGGGCGATTATAAAGGCAGTTATACCGATGAGTTTTTAAAAGAATATGCAGGTTATATAAAGGACTGGAACGAGGAAGGGAAAACAGTATATACTTATTTCAACAATACAATCGGAGATGCACTGGGGAACCTCCAAACCCTGAACAGCTACCTTAGCCAGATTTCCGTTCAGGGCTTTTAA
- a CDS encoding XAC2610-related protein, giving the protein MFRLKFTLPLFILKIVLFLFPFLLNSSLKAQVKTGIYKIDYRTDAAFLNNYFSPYNQQNTDRTFNIKTFYNYQYKNLVDSSNGLNYVLIINKKNPGNKEFYTLQMVWLAQYTPEHFNLTYSDSLPRKFVGMEIYVGQKRNYWNAGRPSFNDGFIWNQNFDRYSADDSYRYKLSDSTFYSDSDLFILKSKKFELISDSVKVDSSTYYSYPLGDSGYKTATKYLSYKQDFTTFKLKEAKAYQSFLYLPANVKFYTGPLERPQFKELQAGDFIAVTKETEEWYWGEHVSTDGKVSKGRIYISDLWIGKTKSQTINGLRLHIKYSSNPEENSFPDASGSISGIRIYSNNKLVQVIKDPGLVKDTAQIIHPVDVNFDGYPDLQIYSHSGGAGPNYGNNYYLYNPKTKRFDYHAKLSDLSQPEINVKTKSISAAWRNGAGNYGSEKYKWINRQLIQVEYYEIRYLDENQIEETHHKMIKGKMRKKTRILKDEEAFSSPR; this is encoded by the coding sequence ATGTTCCGTCTTAAATTTACTTTGCCGCTGTTTATCCTCAAAATTGTCTTATTTCTATTCCCTTTTCTCCTAAATTCTTCCTTAAAGGCTCAGGTAAAGACCGGCATTTACAAAATTGATTACCGGACCGATGCTGCTTTCTTAAATAATTATTTCTCTCCCTACAATCAGCAAAATACTGACCGGACTTTCAACATCAAAACCTTTTATAACTACCAGTATAAAAACCTTGTCGATAGCAGCAATGGACTAAACTATGTCCTGATCATCAATAAAAAAAATCCCGGCAATAAGGAATTTTATACCCTTCAGATGGTCTGGCTGGCCCAATACACTCCGGAACATTTTAACCTTACCTATAGTGATTCATTGCCCAGGAAATTTGTAGGAATGGAAATCTACGTCGGACAGAAAAGGAATTACTGGAATGCCGGCCGTCCCTCCTTCAACGATGGGTTTATATGGAACCAAAATTTTGACCGCTACTCTGCCGACGACAGCTACCGTTATAAATTAAGTGATAGTACCTTCTATTCAGATTCTGATCTCTTTATTCTCAAATCAAAGAAATTTGAACTGATCTCCGATTCTGTAAAAGTAGATTCCAGCACTTATTACAGTTATCCACTAGGAGACTCCGGTTATAAAACTGCAACAAAATACCTCAGCTATAAACAGGATTTTACAACGTTTAAGCTGAAAGAAGCCAAAGCCTATCAGTCATTTCTCTACCTCCCGGCCAATGTTAAGTTTTATACCGGCCCCCTGGAACGTCCGCAATTTAAAGAACTCCAGGCCGGTGATTTTATTGCCGTTACAAAAGAAACAGAAGAATGGTACTGGGGCGAACACGTCTCAACTGATGGTAAGGTTAGTAAAGGAAGAATCTATATCAGTGATTTATGGATTGGAAAGACAAAATCACAAACCATTAACGGCCTGCGACTTCATATAAAATACAGCTCAAACCCTGAAGAAAATTCTTTCCCTGATGCTTCCGGATCAATTTCAGGCATCCGGATATATTCCAACAATAAGCTGGTTCAGGTCATTAAAGATCCAGGACTGGTAAAAGATACCGCCCAGATTATTCATCCGGTAGATGTTAATTTTGATGGTTATCCGGATTTACAAATCTATTCACATTCTGGAGGTGCAGGGCCCAACTATGGAAACAACTATTATCTGTACAACCCAAAAACAAAGCGATTTGACTATCATGCAAAACTATCTGACCTCTCACAACCGGAGATCAATGTAAAAACCAAATCCATTTCCGCTGCCTGGCGCAACGGAGCGGGAAACTATGGCTCAGAAAAATACAAGTGGATCAATCGTCAGCTAATCCAGGTAGAATATTATGAAATCCGGTATCTGGACGAAAATCAGATAGAGGAAACACATCACAAAATGATTAAGGGCAAGATGAGGAAAAAGACCCGTATTCTGAAAGACGAAGAAGCATTCTCCTCTCCACGTTGA
- a CDS encoding bestrophin family protein: protein MIQRKNEHWFSMLFIWRGSVLPQLLPRLLMLFLISAGIVFLKGTFFHFKIPLSPAPFTLFGIALALFLGFRNNASYDRFWEARKLWGALLNDTRSLARQAITFSGYHRDGKEVDTFLKYLIAFTYALKHQLRGTDATEDLRERLDPVLAKRLSTAIYKPIILMKEMGIWVQQARENGKIDTILQRAFDENLNKLSDIVGGCERIASTPIPYTYHILLHRTVYIYCFLLPFGFVDSLSWLTPFIVIFIAYTFVALEAIADEIEEPFGTAPNDLALNAMTEMIETTLLEMGGKHIPDYGKKNADILD, encoded by the coding sequence ATGATCCAAAGGAAAAACGAACATTGGTTTAGCATGCTTTTTATATGGAGAGGCTCAGTTTTACCGCAGTTGTTACCCCGTTTATTGATGCTGTTTCTGATTTCAGCTGGAATTGTCTTCCTTAAAGGAACCTTTTTTCATTTCAAGATTCCCCTGAGCCCGGCGCCTTTTACTCTTTTTGGAATTGCATTGGCTTTATTTCTCGGCTTCCGGAATAATGCCAGTTATGACCGTTTCTGGGAGGCGCGTAAACTTTGGGGTGCGCTATTAAACGATACCCGCTCGCTGGCAAGACAAGCGATTACCTTTAGCGGTTATCACCGTGACGGGAAAGAGGTGGATACCTTCCTGAAATACCTGATTGCTTTTACCTATGCTTTAAAACATCAGCTGAGGGGAACCGATGCTACTGAGGATCTTCGGGAAAGACTGGACCCTGTACTGGCTAAAAGGTTAAGTACGGCAATTTACAAGCCCATTATACTGATGAAAGAAATGGGGATCTGGGTACAGCAAGCAAGAGAAAACGGGAAAATAGATACCATTCTTCAGCGGGCTTTTGATGAGAACCTGAACAAGTTATCGGATATTGTAGGAGGTTGTGAGCGGATTGCTTCCACACCGATTCCCTATACTTATCATATCCTGCTGCACCGTACAGTTTATATTTATTGTTTTCTATTGCCATTTGGTTTTGTCGACAGCCTCAGCTGGCTGACTCCGTTCATTGTTATTTTTATTGCCTATACCTTTGTGGCGCTGGAAGCGATTGCAGATGAAATAGAAGAGCCTTTTGGAACAGCACCCAATGACCTGGCCTTAAACGCCATGACGGAAATGATTGAAACTACCTTATTGGAAATGGGAGGGAAGCACATTCCTGATTATGGAAAAAAGAATGCTGATATCCTTGATTAG